A section of the Oryza sativa Japonica Group chromosome 1, ASM3414082v1 genome encodes:
- the LOC4323925 gene encoding protein VTE6, chloroplastic isoform X1: MACSLLPPLAPVSPPPRLLLPSSRSALLPRGPRVAPRVPVSPPRALPDTAVGAAEALRGALADAFLASPPTWRSAAVSNLAIFVAGSPVLLSGLSASGFAAAYLLGTLTWRAFGPKGLVLVASYFVLGTAATKLKIKQKEALGVAEKRGGRRGTGSVIGSSAAGCVCALLSIYNVGSAALAELWRLGFVASYCTKLSDTVSSEIGKAYGRTTYLVTTLKVVPRGTEGAISIEGTLAGILASIILASVGYLLGQVNVSQGAVCVLASQIANFCESYIGATLQDKEGFEWLTNDVVNVLNISTGGILAVLMQQLLVSWRS; the protein is encoded by the exons ATGGCGTGCTCtctcctgccgccgctcgctcccgTTTCCCCTCcgcctcgtctcctcctcccctcctcccgctCGGCTCTGCTCCCTCGCGGTCCTAGGGTTGCGCCCCGAGTCCCCGTTTCCCCACCGCGCGCGCTGCCGGACACCGCTgtgggggcggcggaggcgctccGTGGCGCGCTCGCCGACGCCTTCCTGGCGTCGCCTCCGACGTGGAGGTCGGCCGCCGTGAGCAACCTCGCCATCTTCGTCGCCGGCTCCCCGGTGCTCCTGTCTGGCCTCTCCGCCTCCGGTTTCGCCGCCGCGTACCTCCTCGGCACCCTCACGTGGCGCGCCTTCGGGCCCAAGGGGctcgtcctcgtcgcctcctacTTCGTATTG GGCACAGCAGCAACTAAGTTGAAAATAAAGCAGAAAGAAGCTTTGGGGGTGGCGGAgaaaagaggaggaaggagagggactGGAAGTGTTATTGGTTCCAGTGCTGCTGGTTGTGTCTGTGCTCTGCTATCAATCTACAATGTAGGCAGTGCAGCGTTGGCTGAGCTCTGGAGACTTGGCTTCGTTGCTAGTTATTGTACTAAACTAAGTGACACAGTTTCCAGTGAAATAGGGAAGGCCTACGGAAGAACAAC GTACCTGGTGACAACACTTAAGGTTGTTCCGCGAGGTACAGAAGGTGCGATCAGTATTGAGGGTACTCTAGCTGGAATTCTTGCATCGATAATTCTTGCAAGTGTTGGTTATCTCCTGGGGCAG GTTAATGTATCACAAGGCGCAGTATGTGTCCTTGCATCCCAGATTGCAAATTTTTGTGAGAGTTATATTGGTGCCACACTACAAGATAAAGAAGGTTTTGAATGG CTCACCAATGATGTTGTCAATGTACTAAATATCTCAACTGGTGGTATATTGGCTGTTCTGATGCAGCAGTTGCTAGTAAGTTGGCGCTCTTGA
- the LOC4323925 gene encoding protein VTE6, chloroplastic isoform X2 translates to MACSLLPPLAPVSPPPRLLLPSSRSALLPRGPRVAPRVPVSPPRALPDTAVGAAEALRGALADAFLASPPTWRSAAVSNLAIFVAGSPVLLSGLSASGFAAAYLLGTLTWRAFGPKGLVLVASYFVLGTAATKLKIKQKEALGVAEKRGGRRGTGSVIGSSAAGCVCALLSIYNVGSAALAELWRLGFVASYCTKLSDTVSSEIGKAYGRTTYLVTTLKVVPRGTEGAISIEGTLAGILASIILASVGYLLGQVNVSQGAVCVLASQIANFCESYIGATLQDKEGFEWLEKPLRLPARGATWIARRSNT, encoded by the exons ATGGCGTGCTCtctcctgccgccgctcgctcccgTTTCCCCTCcgcctcgtctcctcctcccctcctcccgctCGGCTCTGCTCCCTCGCGGTCCTAGGGTTGCGCCCCGAGTCCCCGTTTCCCCACCGCGCGCGCTGCCGGACACCGCTgtgggggcggcggaggcgctccGTGGCGCGCTCGCCGACGCCTTCCTGGCGTCGCCTCCGACGTGGAGGTCGGCCGCCGTGAGCAACCTCGCCATCTTCGTCGCCGGCTCCCCGGTGCTCCTGTCTGGCCTCTCCGCCTCCGGTTTCGCCGCCGCGTACCTCCTCGGCACCCTCACGTGGCGCGCCTTCGGGCCCAAGGGGctcgtcctcgtcgcctcctacTTCGTATTG GGCACAGCAGCAACTAAGTTGAAAATAAAGCAGAAAGAAGCTTTGGGGGTGGCGGAgaaaagaggaggaaggagagggactGGAAGTGTTATTGGTTCCAGTGCTGCTGGTTGTGTCTGTGCTCTGCTATCAATCTACAATGTAGGCAGTGCAGCGTTGGCTGAGCTCTGGAGACTTGGCTTCGTTGCTAGTTATTGTACTAAACTAAGTGACACAGTTTCCAGTGAAATAGGGAAGGCCTACGGAAGAACAAC GTACCTGGTGACAACACTTAAGGTTGTTCCGCGAGGTACAGAAGGTGCGATCAGTATTGAGGGTACTCTAGCTGGAATTCTTGCATCGATAATTCTTGCAAGTGTTGGTTATCTCCTGGGGCAG GTTAATGTATCACAAGGCGCAGTATGTGTCCTTGCATCCCAGATTGCAAATTTTTGTGAGAGTTATATTGGTGCCACACTACAAGATAAAGAAGGTTTTGAATGG CTCGAAAAACCTCTCCGCCTTCCAGCGCGCGGGGCGACGTGGATAGCGCGGCGATCGAACACGTGA
- the LOC4323927 gene encoding receptor like protein 29 gives MAASVAVFVCLLSVAAAAASMDPAEREALFLVMEAVSSDRDWRSESPDPCGAPWPGLECKPAAGDAAAALLRVTRLDFGVEPNPSCKDTAAFPPLVFSSLPHLQSLFFVGCFKNPAANTSLVLPPAANLSTSSLQQLSIRANPSLSGVMPPQLATLRSLQVLTISQNGLIRGEIPQGIGELTSLVHLDLSYNSLTGPVPSEISELKSLVGLDLSYNSLSGAIPSRIGELRQLQKLDLSSNNLTGGIPVSIANLSSLTFLALSSNGLSGHFPPGLSGLRNLQCLIMDNNPMNVPLPSELGGLPRLQELRLAGSGYSGQIPAAFGQLASLTTLSLEDNNLTGEIPPVLTRLTRMYHLNLSNNGLGGAVPFDGAFLRRLGQNLDLSGNAGLCLDDRMVVRGVGVGVGACHAGGGGDGPLAPGGVTGAAATVRGSVDGYPFRLLGHACLVVACLVSLN, from the coding sequence ATGGCAGCCTCCGTCGCTGTGTTCGTGTGCCTCCTGtccgtggccgcggcggcggcgtccatggacccggcggagagggaggcgcTGTTCCTCGTCATGGAGGCGGTCTCGTCTGACCGGGACTGGCGCTCCGAGAGCCCCGACCCTTGCGGCGCGCCGTGGCCGGGGCTGGAGTGCAAGCCGGcagccggcgacgccgcggcggcgctgctgcgcGTCACGCGGCTCGACTTCGGCGTGGAGCCCAACCCGTCGTGCAAGGACACGGCCGCGTTCCCGCCGCTGGTGTTCTCCTCCCTGCCCCACCTCCAGTCCCTCTTCTTCGTCGGCTGCTTCAAGAACCCGGCGGCCAACACGTCCCTCGTCCTGCCGCCCGCCGCCAACCTCTCGACCTCCAGCCTGCAGCAGCTCAGCATCAGGGCCAACCCGTCCCTGTCCGGCGTGATGCCGCCGCAGCTGGCAACGCTCAGGTCGCTCCAGGTGCTCACCATCTCCCAGAACGGATTGATCCGCGGCGAGATCCCGCAGGGCATCGGCGAGCTCACGTCGCTGGTGCACCTCGACCTCAGCTACAACTCGCTCACCGGGCCGGTGCCGAGCGAGATCAGCGAGCTGAAGAGCTTGGTCGGTCTGGACCTGAGCTACAACTCGCTGTCCGGCGCCATCCCGAGCCGGATCGGTGAGCTGCGGCAGCTGCAGAAGCTGGACCTGAGCTCCAACAATCTCACCGGCGGCATCCCGGTCAGCATCGCCAACCTGAGCTCGCTTACCTTCTTGGCGCTGAGCAGCAATGGCCTGAGTGGTCACTTCCCTCCTGGACTCTCCGGCCTCCGAAACCTCCAGTGCTTGATCATGGACAACAACCCAATGAATGTCCCCTTACCTTCCGAGCTCGGTGGTCTCCCTCGTCTTCAAGAACTCCGGCTGGCCGGCTCCGGCTACTCGGGACAGATACCCGCGGCGTTTGGTCAGCTGGCGAGCTTGACGACGCTGTCACTCGAAGACAACAACCTCACCGGAGAAATCCCTCCGGTGCTGACCAGGCTGACAAGGATGTATCACCTGAACCTGAGCAACAATGGGCTGGGCGGCGCCGTGCCTTTCGACGGCGCGTTCTTGCGGCGGCTCGGCCAGAACCTCGACCTGAGCGGCAACGCGGGGCTGTGCCTGGATGACCGGATGGTCGTGcggggcgtcggcgtcggcgtcggcgcctgccacgccggcggcggcggtgatggcccGTTGGCGCCCGGAGGAGTTACGGGGGCAGCAGCAACGGTGAGGGGTTCCGTGGACGGTTACCCGTTTCGGCTTCTCGGCCATGCCTGCTTGGTCGTGGCCTGTCTGGTTTCTTTGAATTAG